ATGGATTCCCAATTGGGTTCAAATCGCACATCTTGCTGGGCATTGCTCATGCAGGGGACTTCCTTCAATGCTGCGGATCGAAATCACCCCCGCCACAATCGCTCTCGGGTTTGGCATCGGGATCTCGCGCGGACTCGGCAACGCTCTGCAAGGGATGCCCTCGGCGCATGCCGTTAAATGATCTTCGCTGCGCGACGGCGGATCCGGCGGGACCTGCGCCGGGTGACCCGGCAACCGCGACCCGGTCCGGTTCGGCGTCAGGCACAATCTCCGGGATGTCGGTCCTCAAGATGCACGGCCGGCGCGAGGACGTTCGAGGAGTCGCAAATGGATGACTGCCCAATCGAGAAAGTCGATGCCGGGCACGAACCGACGATGGCCGAGCGGTTGCTGTCGCCGGACCGCGAGCGGTGGGCGGATTCGGCGACGGTGCTTTCACACCTGGGGATTGCGTCCGACGCCCGAATCGCCGATATCGGATGCGGTCCAGGGTATTACACGGTCCGTCTGGCGGGCGTCGCCGGCCGCGGCTTGGTCTACGCGCTGGACGTTGACCCGGACATGCTGGAGCTTTGCCGCCTGACCGTTTCCAAATCCGGCCTGAAAAACGTCCTCGTCCGCCGCTGCGGGGAATACGAATTCGGTCTGGAGGACATGACGCTGGACCTTGTATTCCTTTCCTGCGTGGTCCACCACGCCGATGACCACGTCCGGTTCCTGGTCGCTGCGCGGCGG
The Chloroflexota bacterium genome window above contains:
- a CDS encoding class I SAM-dependent methyltransferase yields the protein MIFAARRRIRRDLRRVTRQPRPGPVRRQAQSPGCRSSRCTAGARTFEESQMDDCPIEKVDAGHEPTMAERLLSPDRERWADSATVLSHLGIASDARIADIGCGPGYYTVRLAGVAGRGLVYALDVDPDMLELCRLTVSKSGLKNVLVRRCGEYEFGLEDMTLDLVFLSCVVHHADDHVRFLVAARRLLKASGRCAMLEWVERESDFGPPRERRIGHDRLMTLASEAGFAGLEYHSLSEHQYLVLAASGN